ACAATGTGGACTACTCCTTCCTGGATGTGATGAGCAAGCAGAACAAGGGCATTGCACGTCGGATCTACGAGGCCTCGGATGCAGTGGTGCAACTCCAGGTGACAGACAGCTTCAGTCTCCCTATGCCTTGTGTGGGAAGGATGCTTCTGGTCCTGTGAGACACAGAATCGACCGTGAAATTGACAAGCCAGCGGTGAAGCAAGTGAAGTTTTACCCAAATTATTAATATCATTAAAAATTCAGTAGTTCACCATAATTcacatttaattcatttatgtttttggaTTATGTTAACACATTAGATATGAGAACTAAGTTGAACAAATGCGATGGGAAAAGCAGTTGCGTTCAGTTCGTCTCTGCCCATTCTTCGTACCATGAAGAAAGACCACGATGAGTGACAAGCTGCTGTTGGCCTCTCAGGGTTTCTTCGACGAGGTGGCCAGCACCCTGCTGCTGGACGTGGACATGCGTTACCCCGCCAACACAGAATACCTCACCACCAACCACTTCGACCAGCTGTTCAACGGCTCTGAGATTGTGGTGGCAGGCCGGGTGACCGACAACGACCTGGACAACTTCCTGGTGGAGGTTTACGGTCAGGGGGTGAGAAAGAGACCGACTCGGCTCAACAGGAGTCACACCTTTTCTTGTAAGACTGTGTTTCATCTCAGCTTGAGGAAGACTTCCTGGTGAAGGAGCAGGTCAATGTTCTGGACTGGGCCACCATCTACCCGGACGAGGAGTACATTTTTGGGGATTTTGTGGAGCGCCTGTGGGCTTACCTCACCATCCAGCAGCTTCTGGACAAGAGGTCAGCTCAGTTCTCATTTGGCGGGAATCTCAAAAGGAGGTCAAACAAATTTGACTGTCACATTAATGTAGACTGTTGAAAAAACAGGGAGGTTGAGGCTCGTGAAACTACATTTTCTTTCAACTACTGTTGAAACCAAACTTTTAAGGTAACATCCTGGGCTTAGTTATCACACTCTAACTGTAATCTATATAGTGACATTTGTACACCTAATCCAACATACAATGTAATTACGTTATATAACTCAAGTCTTAGGTCAAGGATTGTTCCATTCAACTATAATACACATCCAACACAACTtctttttgtaaaaaataaaacacgttAAGATTGCCATTTTAAATCTTAACTGCACAATACAACTTGTTCAATTGTCATGTAACCATTTTCCCATTAACAACCATGAACTTAAGCAAACACTAAACTCTACCTGTTAATTCCATAAATATTCTGCACGGTCACAGGTTTCGTCGCTAATCGTATTAGCGCATTAGCTTAGCATCGTAGCCGAGGAAATAGGATGTctttcaaacaggaagtagctgcaTTTCCCCCTAAGAGGAAGTAAACAGATGTTGACTGAAACAGATGTAGCTGAGGAAGCAGAAGAATGTCAccccaaacaggaagtagctgagaGTCACGAAGTAGCCTGAAAAGGAACTCGCTTAGTATCACCTGAGCAGGAAGTAGCCAAACATGAAGACGCTGAATATTACACGAACAGCAGGTGATCGAATGTCACCTGAACCAGAAGTGGCATTTGTtgccattaaaatgtctttattaAAGAAGTTAGGGCTGTTTTTTATGGATAAAAAGTGTACTCTTGTAGTCAAAATGCCTTTCATTTGAAATTTTATCTTAACGTAAATACGTGTTAGAAATCCCAGAGTGACACTTTAAACTATTGTGACACTTTATACTATTCGTATAGTATTCGTATAGTATACTATCCGTGACTCGTCTATTCTCCTGCAGCAAGAGTGGCACAACCGACGAAAAAGCCAACTCCACAGCGAAGGCCCTGCAGATGTCCCTGGATTACAGTTTTGTGACCCCACTGACTTCCATGGTGGTCACCAAACCCGAGGCTGAAGACGGTCCCACTGGTCCTCTTATCGCCGACAAACTGACAGAGGGTAGGTGGGATCACAGCCCATGAAGTGATGTTCCTCAAATTGATGATGTGTTGGTGTTGCAGAGCAAAGACAGGCGGCGGAGAGACTTGGTGAGTCGACGCTCATCAGGAAAACATTTGTCCTCTGTTTTAACGTTGGTTTCTGCGTCCAGGACATAACCAGCACGTGCAGTATCACTACGCTGCTCCTGCCTCACCGGTGTACCTGGGTAAAGTCGACTCTTGAGTATCTCTATTTGGTCAAACACCTCAGTATATTTGTGTTCGCAGTCGACGGAGATCCACACTTTCTGATTGAGCTGCCGGAGCGAAGAGACGCTTTGTGCTTCAACATCAACGACAACCCGGGAACCATTTTCAACCTGGTTAAAGACCCAGAGCTTGGTGAGAGCCACTACGGTAGAGCTTTAAATCTAATGCTACACCCTCTAATGGTGAAGTTGTCCACAGTTATTAGTCTCCGTTCAGACACTGGTGACACTGGTGTGTGAATGACTGATTGCTGTTGACTCGGAACGCATCTTTGACTCGCATGTTCCACCAGGAATTCTGATAAATGGCCAGACCATCGGTGACAAGAAGGTCTCAGCCAACAGCACCATCAACACCTACTTCTGGCGGTTCGGCATCATCCATCAGAAGTATGGGCTGAAAATAGATGTGACCACTCGGTACATCACCGTGTTCCAGAATGACAAGCGGATCAAGCTCTTATGGTCCGATTTGGGCTCCATCAAAGGACCCAAGTGAGTTTGTGCGCATTCAAAAACTGACGATGTCATGGCTAATGCTGCTGGTTCTTCAGTGTGGATCTTCACTTGGCGAAAGATCGGAGCCTCACCATCACTCTCAGAGATTCCGTCAAATTTGTGATCCTGCTGCACAAAGTCTGGGAGAAGCATCCGCTGCATCGCGACTACCTGGGCTTCTACACTGTGGACAGTCACCTCATGTCCCCCATGGTTCATGGCCTCCTGGGTACTGCATGAAACCTACTCTTGTACCAGGATGCCTACATATTCCTATGAATCTGCCAGTCTGACTCCTGCGAAAGTGTACAAGCAACATACCAAATCATTAGCTGTTCAGTACCTTTGGTACACCTGCAACCTTCCTACCTATATATGATCTTGCCTACTGTAGCCTCCTCACTGACCATCCTTCCTATTAACTGCCCTGCAACGCTACCTACCTCAGAGTTTACCCGCTTGTTGTCTTCCCTCCAACCCTATCTGGCTGCCGTGCTTGCCTTCTCTGCAATGTGTATCTACCTACCAACCTGTGAGATAGTCTGTTTACCAACCCATAACCTTTCCACCATCCAGCTTGCATTCCAATCTAGGAACCTGCCTCCTGACTTGATCTTCAACAGCAACCTATCCCACCTGCATACCCCACCTATTTGCTTACCCAGCTGCCTTGCAACTATATCAATTTGCCTGTCTACCTTCACTAATCTGTCGAGGCATTTATTGCCATACCCAGAGATAAGTGTCAACTTCTTGATCACCTACAAGCTGGTCTAGTTTGCTTGCATCCCTTCCTGTCTCTTCATCTACTTGCTTGCCTTCCAGCATTACCAAAGGTCCACACTTTACCTTAAATCATTTTCTCCTTAGCTACTAGCCTAGCGACCTATCAACTTGCCTATCTACGGACCAGCTTGATGGTCATCTACATACCTACTGTATGACCTATTTTTGATGGACGTCTACAAATATGCTTGCACACCACTCACAGTCACTGCCTCTCACCTACCTACAtgtacctacctacctaccgaCCAATTTGTCCTACTTACCAGCTTTACTTTCGTCCTTCCATTTTACCTGATATCACCATTCTACCATGCCTTACCTTCTTACCTACCTACCAACCCACCATTTGCCATGTttggctacttcctgttcaggtGATACGAAGCGAGTTCCTTTTCAGGCTACTCCCTGACTCGAGCTGACTTGTAGTCTGCCAACCAACTGATCTATGACTCCCACATCGGCCTTCCTGCCTGTGGCCTCATGGCTTTACAGGCACTCTGTATTTAAACTGATGAATCTTTCTGACTTTCAATGTTCATTGTCTCTGTAACGTTCGAATGCCATGAGTTCAAATGAATGCTTCTGCAGGTCAGTTCTATCGAGGTGTCCAGTATGAGGTGACGAACCTGCGTGAAGGTGAAGTCCCAGAGAAACCTGATGCCACCATGTTTGTGAAGGGACACCAGCTGAACGTCACCAGGTCTTCAACCCAACCTCCTTCCTCCTTCAAGCTGTTTTGGACCTGCTGAATTTCACATTGTGCTTGGACCCACAGAGGCTGGCAGAGAGACTTCAGGAGGGACTTGAAGAATGGAGAGAGCGTCCCCTGCTGGTTCGTTCACAATAACGGGACTGGCCTGGTGGATGGAGCAGCTGAGGACTATGTAGTGTCGGGTCTGTTTAAGACGCGCTAGAGGCAGAGGAAGTCACAGTTTTGTTTCGCCATCATCTGTTGTACTCTGTGACTATGCATGTCTTCATTCACTCATGATGACAATAAAAGTCCTTTGGAGTCTGGAAACACATGCTCCTGATTCACCCTGGCTCGTCGTCAGTTCACCTCAGGgtttcacatatatatatgcagcACTTCACCTCAGGAAGAGACAAAACCACGACAACGGTCTGTCCTCAGTTTGACTCATGAGTTCTTCTTCCACTGGCTGGCtttctcattgttttgttttgttactgATGCAtgtattttctgctttgtttgcGTTTGATTTTTGTCTAAAATGTGTTGGTCACTTTTcactcaggattttttttgttctacttgctcattttgttattgttatttaccTGGTGaacatgtctttgggctgtttATTACTGTCTAGACTAGGTTTTTGTTGTAGGCAAGATGCTaaccacttttatttatttattcattttgcaaGCATGTAACTTCTGCTTCAAACTTTGATGAAAGTTTTTACTGCCTTTTGTGgcagtgtcatttttttaaaacctttttttctccagtGGTTTTGTGATAGTCATGTTTTATATTGACATATCAATCATGTAAACAGATGCAAAGTGACCACTCCAGCATTCTCACATCACTGGCACCAGAACCCTAAAGAATCTGGTGCCAAAAACCACTAATTGTGTTTTGGAAGGGCTGTGTATGAAGGTGTTGTTAGCAGAGCGGAGTGGAAAGTTTTCAGACGCATGCTCCAGATTAAGCACCCCAGAGGAACTGCCAGATTTAAGGGACTTGGATTTGACAGCTGCAGGACTCTCAGCCCACGCACTTCATTTACTGGAAGACGCACCAACAAGCAGAGTGGGCGTGGATGTTCCTGTCTGCTGGGGGGGTGGTGGAGGGGCTGGCACTGGCTGACTTGATCCCTGCATGTTTCAAATTCCCACCACTTTTACTCACGCTCACAGTCATGAAGGGGAATCAAACTTGGTGCGCCGCGACGGCAGAGATCATGTTGCTGATGTGGGTTTGTGTCGCCATCATGATCCCAGAGGAGACTGACGGAGCGTTGCTGGTCCGCCACGGAGATGTCCTGGGACAGGTAATGTGTGATGCATCACAGTGGACTCACTGTTAGTTGTGTAACTGTAGTTGTGTGCTGCTGTCATGCAGCTTTGATGAAGTCGGGCTGATGCTTCCAGAGAGGCGAgtggtgtgtgtttatgtgactATGACAGAGACAAGTCTGAGCAGGACTAGTC
Above is a window of Synchiropus splendidus isolate RoL2022-P1 chromosome 6, RoL_Sspl_1.0, whole genome shotgun sequence DNA encoding:
- the LOC128761038 gene encoding inter-alpha-trypsin inhibitor heavy chain H3-like — encoded protein: MSALVGARLLLLLLWAGACLGLARGDLLVSDLVDTQAADSGPRSLQKRSTSDVWVEVHSVKVDCVVTSRFAHTVMTSTALNKANVSKEISFEVDLPKTAFITNFTMEIEGREYVGQVKEKEKAKKQYEKAVSSGQTAGLVKASGRKMEKFSVSVNIAAESNVTFILTYEELLQRKMGSYEIQTRVKPKVPVQEFQIVTTIYEPQGISFVDAQANFLTNDLLPLVEKTVTDKKARISFSPTLEQQRSCPACDTSLIDGDFIIKYDVNRAKSLGDIQIVNGYFVHFFAPQDVSTIPKNVVFVIDRSGSMSGVKMAQTREAMLAILDDLQEDDHFGIVQFDDRVLRWRESLAKATKDNVTEAKTYVRSITDYGGTDINSGVLSGVDLIVNDRKNNKLQERSIDMVILLTDGMPNSGVYQPEAIYRNVREAIGGNMSLHCLGFGDNVDYSFLDVMSKQNKGIARRIYEASDAVVQLQGFFDEVASTLLLDVDMRYPANTEYLTTNHFDQLFNGSEIVVAGRVTDNDLDNFLVEVYGQGLEEDFLVKEQVNVLDWATIYPDEEYIFGDFVERLWAYLTIQQLLDKSKSGTTDEKANSTAKALQMSLDYSFVTPLTSMVVTKPEAEDGPTGPLIADKLTEEQRQAAERLGHNQHVQYHYAAPASPVYLVDGDPHFLIELPERRDALCFNINDNPGTIFNLVKDPELGILINGQTIGDKKVSANSTINTYFWRFGIIHQKYGLKIDVTTRYITVFQNDKRIKLLWSDLGSIKGPNVDLHLAKDRSLTITLRDSVKFVILLHKVWEKHPLHRDYLGFYTVDSHLMSPMVHGLLGQFYRGVQYEVTNLREGEVPEKPDATMFVKGHQLNVTRGWQRDFRRDLKNGESVPCWFVHNNGTGLVDGAAEDYVVSGLFKTR